Proteins encoded together in one Halomarina salina window:
- a CDS encoding glycosyltransferase: MLSSALVGGYLLPSWLLLSCGAITLVVGAVLLASRRWGPTFDRVFGLRVPLWLCGAGGIVVVLSTVLHDAHALTVDSAFWVVVVGVSASTVLTTLAFQRAAASGTGPRLPLWVGVVSIAAVGVVAWLTSSTGAVFAAVFFASFATFFLYLWFVVPLAVYQHRSEQATLGPTESLPTVSVLVPAYNEEGYVGRCIDHLLDSDYPAEKFEVLVVDDGSTDGTFEEARAYAGGQVTVHSTVNEGKHAALNYGLERTDGDIVVVVDADSFVQEDALSSAVATFQDEEVGGVASDVRVVNRRNGVSRIQTLEYILGINTFRRAFDFFGAIPVVPGCLGAFRREALVEAGGYDGDTLTEDFDLTIKVLRAGWTVKHTTAKVWTEAPYSWRDLYRQRLRWNRGNLEVLWKHRDVFVSDDTRYLHRFVFPFYVLTMLLAPLVGVLMLVAVTVGLLSGNGSEIAGMLAFFAFVGSLVTVLALRLEGESLRLVPYALPLVVAYPLFQAVVIAMSAVYTLSDTDRDWASVKRMAQDQTADRA, translated from the coding sequence GTGCTGAGCTCGGCTCTCGTCGGCGGGTACCTCCTCCCGTCGTGGCTACTGCTGAGCTGTGGTGCGATCACGCTCGTCGTCGGCGCGGTGCTGCTCGCCTCCCGGCGGTGGGGCCCGACGTTCGACCGCGTGTTCGGCCTCCGCGTACCGCTGTGGCTCTGTGGGGCGGGCGGCATCGTGGTCGTCCTCTCGACGGTGCTGCACGACGCGCACGCGTTGACGGTCGACAGCGCGTTCTGGGTCGTCGTCGTCGGCGTCTCGGCGTCGACGGTGCTGACGACGCTCGCCTTCCAGCGAGCGGCCGCCTCGGGCACGGGTCCGCGGCTCCCGCTGTGGGTCGGCGTCGTGAGTATCGCCGCCGTCGGCGTGGTCGCGTGGCTGACGAGTTCGACCGGAGCGGTGTTCGCCGCCGTCTTCTTCGCCTCGTTCGCGACGTTCTTCCTCTACCTCTGGTTCGTCGTGCCCCTCGCCGTCTACCAGCACCGGTCTGAGCAGGCGACGCTCGGCCCGACCGAGTCGCTGCCAACCGTCTCGGTCCTCGTCCCGGCCTACAACGAGGAGGGGTACGTGGGACGCTGTATCGACCACCTGCTGGACTCCGACTACCCGGCGGAGAAGTTCGAGGTGCTGGTCGTCGACGACGGGAGCACCGACGGGACGTTCGAGGAGGCACGCGCCTACGCGGGCGGCCAGGTCACCGTCCACAGCACGGTCAACGAGGGGAAGCACGCGGCGCTGAACTACGGCCTCGAACGCACCGACGGCGACATCGTCGTCGTGGTGGACGCCGACAGCTTCGTCCAGGAGGACGCGCTCTCGTCGGCCGTCGCGACGTTCCAGGACGAGGAGGTCGGGGGGGTCGCGAGCGACGTTCGGGTCGTCAACCGCCGGAACGGCGTCAGCCGCATCCAGACGCTGGAGTACATCCTCGGCATCAACACGTTCCGTCGCGCGTTCGACTTCTTCGGAGCCATCCCGGTCGTTCCGGGCTGTCTCGGCGCGTTCCGTCGCGAGGCCCTCGTCGAGGCTGGCGGGTACGACGGGGACACGCTCACCGAGGACTTCGACCTCACCATCAAGGTGTTGCGGGCTGGCTGGACGGTCAAACACACGACGGCGAAGGTGTGGACCGAAGCGCCGTACTCGTGGCGCGACCTCTACCGCCAGCGCCTCCGCTGGAACCGCGGCAACCTGGAGGTGCTCTGGAAACACCGCGACGTGTTCGTCTCTGACGACACTCGCTACCTCCACCGGTTCGTCTTCCCGTTCTACGTGTTGACGATGCTGCTCGCCCCGCTCGTCGGCGTCCTGATGCTCGTCGCGGTCACGGTCGGCCTGCTGAGCGGGAACGGGAGCGAGATCGCCGGGATGCTCGCGTTCTTCGCGTTCGTCGGCAGCCTGGTGACGGTGCTGGCGCTCCGCCTCGAAGGCGAGAGCCTCCGCCTCGTCCCGTACGCCCTCCCGCTGGTCGTCGCCTACCCGCTGTTCCAGGCGGTGGTCATCGCGATGAGCGCCGTCTACACGCTCTCTGACACCGACCGGGACTGGGCGAGCGTGAAGCGCATGGCACAGGACCAGACCGCCGACCGCGCCTGA
- a CDS encoding Rieske (2Fe-2S) protein encodes MDDPVRVTVETDDEERSMRCYDDEGSVGVDGATFRFDVTGLRGGPREDGEVNDDTTSADEERSDDTAGADEEASAGRARTGTGSDTATDPLHLAPLADVPERTTLRFEALAGRRGVEGIAQRQGDAVIAWENSCPHEPDVRLDKGMGAFVASGQLVCDNHGARFNCDDGFCTHGPCRGQSLRPIDVEVRGDEVFLTDDRFESCRRPGR; translated from the coding sequence ATGGACGACCCGGTCAGAGTGACGGTCGAGACGGACGACGAGGAGCGGTCGATGCGCTGTTACGACGACGAGGGGTCGGTCGGCGTCGACGGAGCCACGTTCCGGTTCGACGTCACCGGCCTGCGAGGTGGCCCGCGTGAGGACGGGGAGGTGAACGACGACACGACGAGTGCAGACGAGGAGAGGAGCGACGACACGGCGGGTGCGGACGAGGAGGCGAGTGCGGGACGGGCGCGCACCGGAACCGGTTCCGACACGGCGACCGACCCGCTCCACCTCGCGCCGCTGGCGGACGTCCCCGAGCGCACGACGCTCCGCTTCGAGGCGCTCGCGGGCCGACGCGGTGTCGAGGGCATCGCACAGCGGCAGGGTGACGCCGTCATCGCGTGGGAGAACTCCTGTCCCCACGAACCCGACGTCCGCCTCGACAAGGGGATGGGCGCGTTCGTCGCCAGTGGCCAGTTGGTCTGTGACAACCACGGTGCGCGCTTCAACTGTGACGACGGCTTCTGCACGCACGGTCCGTGTCGCGGGCAGTCGCTGCGCCCTATCGACGTCGAGGTCCGGGGTGACGAGGTGTTCCTGACCGACGACCGGTTCGAGTCGTGTCGTCGCCCCGGACGGTAG
- a CDS encoding metal-dependent hydrolase: MWPWGHAALGYLVYAILRRGRGRPWPPSDVTAIALGIGTQFPDLVDKPLAWSLHLLPSGRSLAHSLITTTLVAVVVLALARRYDQRVPAWAFVVGYYSHLLGDALLPLLQFDTAFLTFLLWPLRPPPPYQMDSNFIEHFVNFSPSGFTLVGMALALSTIALWVTDGLPGLGWLAKEPRRPTSDD, translated from the coding sequence ATGTGGCCATGGGGACACGCCGCGCTGGGCTATCTCGTCTACGCGATACTCCGCCGGGGACGCGGTCGCCCGTGGCCGCCGAGTGACGTCACGGCCATCGCGCTCGGTATCGGGACGCAGTTCCCAGACCTCGTCGACAAACCGCTGGCGTGGTCGCTCCACCTCCTCCCGTCGGGGCGCTCGCTGGCGCACTCGCTCATCACGACGACGCTCGTCGCCGTCGTGGTGCTCGCGCTCGCCCGCCGGTACGACCAGCGCGTGCCCGCCTGGGCGTTCGTCGTGGGCTACTACTCGCACCTCCTCGGTGACGCGCTCCTGCCGCTGTTACAGTTCGACACGGCGTTCCTCACCTTCCTCCTGTGGCCGCTCCGGCCACCGCCGCCCTACCAGATGGACTCGAACTTCATCGAACACTTCGTGAACTTCAGTCCGTCCGGGTTTACGCTGGTCGGGATGGCGCTGGCGCTGTCCACCATCGCGCTCTGGGTCACCGACGGCCTCCCGGGACTCGGCTGGCTGGCGAAGGAGCCGCGCCGTCCGACGAGCGACGACTGA
- a CDS encoding glycoside hydrolase family 26 protein, whose amino-acid sequence MDRRTFLSLGGGVLGVLVGGAHLGDALSRPRDEDEGGNTTGPSTTPSATEATEATEQSTTEERQPTETPPRSFEPRDGDLLLGTSPQTLNVSALSALERWQGGQNAVVAVYVDVGASREDLLGFAESVLTSIWEHGNVPHVIWQPYVDGREGTPETIPQDIAAGDHDRLLDRWADVLERWLRPHDGPERRLYLNFAPEMNGDWVPWDDSAGGTTAADYAAMYRHVHDVVMARDLTERHVQWVWAVNHTGRTSSPLSAFYPGDDYVDWCGVHGYNWSNWGGWKSPERVYGRTLDELAGVSDKPVLVSEYGCSSEVESGHDPAKKGEWIRDVFAYFRERGVGMALWFNHEKETDWAVFGGSRGTERVTIDGTTYDAYREYREAVGADWVLPAYPDHPRRLTDAEFRGAFDEATVEVE is encoded by the coding sequence ATGGATAGGCGGACGTTCCTCAGTCTCGGGGGCGGCGTGCTCGGCGTGCTGGTGGGCGGTGCCCACCTCGGCGACGCGCTGTCGCGGCCGCGAGACGAGGACGAGGGAGGGAACACGACGGGTCCGTCCACGACGCCGTCGGCGACGGAGGCGACGGAGGCGACGGAACAGTCGACGACCGAGGAGAGGCAACCGACGGAGACACCGCCACGGTCGTTCGAACCACGGGACGGTGACCTCCTGCTCGGAACGAGTCCACAGACGCTGAACGTCTCGGCGCTGTCGGCCCTCGAACGCTGGCAGGGGGGACAGAACGCGGTCGTCGCGGTGTACGTCGACGTGGGGGCGTCCCGCGAGGACCTGCTCGGTTTCGCCGAGTCCGTGTTGACCTCCATCTGGGAACACGGGAACGTCCCGCACGTCATCTGGCAACCGTACGTCGACGGACGCGAGGGGACGCCGGAGACGATTCCACAGGACATCGCCGCTGGGGACCACGACCGACTGCTCGACCGCTGGGCTGACGTGCTCGAACGGTGGCTCCGCCCTCACGACGGACCGGAACGCCGACTCTACCTCAACTTCGCCCCGGAGATGAACGGCGACTGGGTCCCGTGGGACGACTCCGCTGGCGGGACGACCGCGGCGGACTACGCGGCGATGTACCGGCACGTCCACGACGTCGTCATGGCCCGCGACCTCACCGAGCGCCACGTCCAGTGGGTCTGGGCCGTCAACCACACCGGTCGCACCTCGTCGCCGCTCTCGGCGTTCTACCCCGGCGACGACTACGTCGACTGGTGTGGCGTCCACGGCTACAACTGGTCGAACTGGGGTGGCTGGAAGTCACCGGAGCGGGTGTACGGCCGGACGCTCGACGAACTCGCCGGCGTCAGCGACAAGCCCGTCCTCGTCTCGGAGTACGGCTGTTCGTCGGAGGTCGAGAGCGGGCACGACCCGGCGAAGAAGGGCGAGTGGATACGCGACGTGTTCGCGTACTTCCGAGAGCGAGGCGTCGGGATGGCGCTGTGGTTCAACCACGAGAAGGAGACCGACTGGGCGGTGTTCGGCGGGTCGCGAGGCACTGAGCGGGTGACCATCGACGGGACCACCTACGACGCCTACCGGGAGTACCGCGAGGCGGTCGGGGCGGACTGGGTGCTTCCCGCCTACCCGGACCACCCGCGACGGCTCACCGACGCCGAGTTCCGGGGGGCGTTCGACGAGGCGACCGTCGAGGTGGAGTGA
- a CDS encoding helix-turn-helix domain-containing protein: MPDSMNEMLRQDMECEGLLECFHGLKDLDRNVFGVLVDASEPLTVDEVADNVDRERTTAYRSIQRLLDAGFVQREQVNYEDGGYYHVFEPVAADEVADDMQRLLNDWYAKMGQLIQEFRTKYDDPPSTATAEK, encoded by the coding sequence ATGCCCGACTCGATGAACGAGATGCTCCGGCAGGACATGGAGTGCGAGGGGTTGCTGGAGTGTTTCCACGGTCTCAAGGACCTCGACCGGAACGTGTTCGGCGTGCTCGTGGACGCGTCGGAGCCGCTGACCGTCGACGAGGTCGCAGACAACGTCGACCGGGAGCGGACGACCGCCTACCGCTCCATCCAGCGCCTCCTCGACGCCGGGTTCGTCCAGCGCGAGCAGGTGAACTACGAGGACGGCGGCTACTACCACGTGTTCGAACCGGTCGCCGCCGACGAGGTGGCCGACGACATGCAGCGACTGCTCAACGACTGGTACGCCAAGATGGGCCAGCTCATCCAGGAGTTCAGGACGAAGTACGACGACCCGCCGTCGACGGCCACCGCCGAGAAGTGA
- a CDS encoding DUF2334 domain-containing protein produces MQRERSSRGGSDDTSPSWGNWSTSRAVAWTLVGSVLVLALAGFATGVLVMPGGADGGGVGDASGPTGGGVVGDVTTTAPTTDGSRSGGGAAGDGTDGGAATESPATTAEEPKTWTEYDGIVVFRNDDIQPYYRSETMRAVDQTFVDEGVPVTLGVIPQVNGEHSITESDVCTYLRERARENPDIFEFSLHGYTHEKRTDFHGGSEFGGLDPTTQREFVEDGTRTLTDCVGERPTTFVPPMDSYDEATVDALSAEGYTTVSGAGWFTADYYGTSEVFQQGGLVHVPNDGGFVANWTTGEFHDPATLEQRFDWAIEDEGLYVQMLHYQDFDTPERLEQLREFLQYVKGYGDVRFMTVGELGQHVADGTARQTDDGWEVYE; encoded by the coding sequence ATGCAACGCGAGCGGTCATCTCGTGGGGGGAGCGACGACACCAGCCCCAGCTGGGGGAACTGGTCGACGAGTCGGGCGGTTGCGTGGACGCTGGTCGGCAGCGTCCTCGTCCTCGCGCTCGCCGGGTTCGCCACCGGCGTCCTGGTGATGCCCGGTGGGGCCGACGGCGGGGGCGTGGGCGACGCCAGCGGCCCGACCGGTGGCGGGGTGGTCGGTGACGTGACGACCACCGCACCGACGACCGACGGGTCTCGGTCCGGCGGCGGGGCCGCGGGCGACGGGACCGACGGCGGCGCGGCGACCGAGTCGCCCGCGACGACCGCCGAGGAGCCGAAGACCTGGACCGAGTACGACGGTATCGTCGTCTTCCGGAACGACGACATCCAGCCGTACTACCGGAGCGAGACGATGCGCGCCGTCGACCAGACGTTCGTCGACGAGGGCGTCCCCGTCACCCTCGGGGTCATCCCGCAGGTGAACGGCGAACACAGCATCACCGAGAGCGACGTCTGCACGTACCTCCGCGAGCGAGCGCGCGAGAACCCCGACATCTTCGAGTTCTCGCTCCACGGCTACACGCACGAGAAACGTACCGACTTCCACGGCGGGAGCGAGTTCGGCGGCCTCGACCCGACGACGCAGCGCGAGTTCGTCGAGGACGGCACGCGGACGCTGACCGACTGCGTCGGCGAGCGGCCGACGACGTTCGTCCCGCCGATGGACTCCTACGACGAGGCGACGGTCGACGCCCTCAGCGCGGAAGGTTACACCACCGTCTCCGGCGCAGGCTGGTTCACCGCCGACTACTACGGCACCTCGGAGGTGTTCCAGCAGGGCGGCCTCGTCCACGTCCCCAACGACGGCGGGTTCGTCGCCAACTGGACGACCGGGGAGTTCCACGACCCCGCGACGCTCGAACAGCGCTTCGACTGGGCCATCGAGGACGAGGGGCTCTACGTGCAGATGCTCCACTACCAGGACTTCGACACGCCCGAGCGCCTCGAACAGCTCCGCGAGTTCCTCCAGTACGTGAAGGGCTACGGCGACGTCCGCTTCATGACGGTCGGCGAACTCGGCCAGCACGTCGCCGACGGGACGGCCCGACAGACCGACGACGGCTGGGAAGTGTACGAGTGA
- a CDS encoding MFS transporter: MVTESEVGRASSGWRSVATVAGWQTAASLCYYTIFAATGVIRDAFSLSESLVGVFLTAALLGYTVGLFPSGAAVDGFGEKRTMVLGLVALAVASICVSLAPSYGLLLGAGAVLGAAYSTAMPASNRAIVASSPPGRQGLAMGLKQVGVTVGSGAASLVVTGVAAVAAWQVGFWVVAALAGGYALGFVALYDGSAGTGEFSLPDVSGLRANRAYVLLVAAGLFLGASVFSMLGYTVLYVQDAVGASAAVGGVVLAVTQVTGSVGRIGAGPLADRLGGAKGAATVALGQMAVATALLAVLATGDRSLPVVVAVFVCLGLSMHGATGVFYACLSALVADDDIGGATAGGQTAINTGGLVAPPLFGLLVETSGYGLAWGLLGGTTLAATGLLLAVRLRT, encoded by the coding sequence GTGGTAACCGAGTCGGAGGTCGGTCGTGCGTCGAGCGGGTGGCGGTCGGTCGCGACGGTCGCCGGGTGGCAGACCGCCGCGAGCCTCTGTTACTACACCATCTTCGCCGCGACCGGGGTCATCCGGGACGCGTTCTCGCTCTCCGAGTCGCTCGTCGGCGTCTTCCTCACCGCCGCCCTGCTGGGGTACACCGTCGGCCTCTTCCCGAGCGGAGCGGCGGTCGACGGATTCGGCGAGAAACGGACGATGGTCCTCGGCCTCGTCGCGCTCGCCGTCGCGTCGATTTGCGTCTCGCTCGCCCCGTCGTACGGCCTCCTGCTCGGTGCTGGCGCGGTGCTGGGTGCTGCTTACTCGACGGCGATGCCCGCCTCGAACCGCGCCATCGTCGCCAGTTCGCCGCCCGGTCGGCAGGGCCTCGCGATGGGGCTGAAGCAGGTCGGCGTCACCGTCGGGAGCGGTGCGGCGTCGCTCGTCGTCACCGGTGTCGCCGCCGTCGCGGCGTGGCAAGTCGGGTTCTGGGTCGTCGCCGCCCTCGCGGGCGGGTACGCGCTCGGGTTCGTCGCCCTCTACGACGGGTCGGCCGGAACCGGCGAGTTCAGCCTGCCGGACGTATCGGGACTCCGGGCGAACCGCGCCTACGTCCTCCTCGTCGCCGCGGGGCTGTTCCTCGGGGCGTCCGTCTTCTCCATGCTCGGTTACACCGTCCTCTACGTGCAGGACGCGGTGGGTGCGAGCGCCGCCGTCGGCGGCGTCGTCCTCGCGGTGACCCAGGTCACCGGCAGCGTCGGCCGTATCGGTGCCGGGCCCCTCGCCGACCGACTGGGCGGGGCGAAGGGCGCGGCGACCGTCGCGCTGGGACAGATGGCCGTCGCCACGGCGCTGCTCGCCGTCCTCGCCACCGGCGACCGGTCGCTGCCGGTCGTTGTCGCCGTCTTCGTCTGTCTCGGCCTCTCGATGCACGGCGCGACGGGCGTGTTCTACGCCTGTCTCTCGGCGCTCGTCGCCGACGACGACATCGGCGGGGCGACGGCCGGCGGACAGACGGCCATCAACACTGGCGGGCTCGTCGCCCCGCCGCTGTTCGGCCTGCTGGTCGAGACGAGCGGCTACGGACTCGCCTGGGGGCTGCTCGGCGGGACGACGCTGGCGGCGACGGGCCTGCTCCTGGCGGTCAGACTGCGGACGTGA
- a CDS encoding aldo/keto reductase, which produces MDEMPRFGLGTYQNEDHEQCAESVRTALDVGYRNVDTAQMYDNEAAVGDGIAQADVDRSELFLASKLDTDNCAHDDVLETTEESTERLDVDTIDLMYVHWPMDTYDPEGTLSALDELREEGAIEHVGLSNFTPDQLDEANDHLDAPIFAHQVEMHPLLQQEELQEYAVEDDHLLVAYCPIARGKVDEVEEMQEVAEKHDATPVQVSIAWLLAKENVVAIPKATGEEHIRENYEAQDLDLDDEDIERIDGIEREERLVDFDEAPWNQD; this is translated from the coding sequence ATGGACGAGATGCCGCGGTTCGGTCTCGGGACGTACCAGAACGAGGACCACGAGCAGTGCGCCGAGAGCGTCCGGACGGCGCTCGACGTGGGCTACCGTAACGTCGACACCGCCCAGATGTACGACAACGAGGCGGCGGTCGGCGACGGCATCGCTCAGGCGGACGTGGACCGCTCGGAGCTCTTCCTCGCCTCGAAACTCGACACGGACAACTGCGCGCACGACGACGTGCTGGAGACGACCGAGGAGAGCACCGAGCGACTTGACGTGGACACCATCGACCTCATGTACGTCCACTGGCCGATGGACACGTACGACCCCGAGGGGACGCTCTCGGCGCTCGACGAACTCCGCGAGGAGGGCGCCATCGAACACGTCGGCCTGTCGAACTTCACTCCCGACCAGCTCGACGAGGCGAACGACCACCTCGACGCCCCGATCTTCGCCCATCAGGTCGAGATGCATCCCCTGCTCCAGCAGGAGGAACTGCAGGAGTACGCCGTCGAGGACGACCACCTGCTCGTCGCCTACTGTCCCATCGCCCGCGGGAAGGTCGACGAGGTCGAGGAGATGCAGGAGGTCGCGGAGAAACACGACGCGACGCCGGTGCAGGTGAGCATCGCGTGGCTCCTGGCCAAGGAGAACGTCGTGGCCATCCCCAAGGCGACCGGCGAGGAGCACATCCGCGAGAACTACGAGGCGCAGGACCTCGACCTGGACGACGAGGATATCGAGCGCATCGACGGCATCGAGCGCGAGGAGCGACTCGTCGACTTCGACGAGGCGCCCTGGAACCAGGACTGA
- a CDS encoding alpha/beta fold hydrolase has translation MATIRTNGVETYYERRGSGPAVVFVHGAIVDARQWAPQLDALSDEYTTVAYDVRGHGRTGGSPRNSYSIDLFADDLAALVDGLGLDRPVVCGLSMGGCIAQAYATRYPEALSGLVLADTFTPEVLSRGDWLQRSVALRATVPPVRLLGYERVERAMVWLQERFQRGVSGDYENVRRLRDEGPTMTADEFAKVVRAVASFDEAVVDLRAITVPTLVLYGENETATVRQHAERLGEELPDVRVRVVPEAGHVSNLDAPDFFTDALRAFLAGDVRSNDHPNENEEGQRDETDGEAVEGETATGAGGDE, from the coding sequence ATGGCGACGATACGGACGAATGGCGTCGAGACGTACTACGAGCGACGGGGGAGCGGCCCCGCCGTCGTCTTCGTCCACGGGGCGATCGTCGACGCCCGTCAGTGGGCACCGCAACTCGACGCGCTGAGCGACGAGTACACGACCGTCGCGTACGACGTCCGGGGACACGGTCGGACCGGTGGCTCCCCTCGAAACTCGTACTCCATCGACCTGTTCGCCGACGACCTGGCGGCGCTCGTCGACGGGCTGGGACTCGACCGACCCGTCGTCTGTGGGCTCTCGATGGGCGGCTGTATCGCCCAGGCGTACGCGACGCGATACCCCGAGGCGCTATCGGGCCTCGTCCTCGCGGACACGTTCACGCCCGAGGTGCTCTCCCGTGGCGACTGGCTCCAGCGGTCCGTCGCGTTGCGGGCCACCGTCCCGCCGGTCCGGCTGCTGGGCTACGAGCGCGTCGAGCGGGCGATGGTGTGGCTCCAGGAACGGTTCCAGCGGGGCGTCAGCGGCGACTACGAGAACGTCCGGCGACTCCGTGACGAGGGACCGACGATGACGGCCGACGAGTTCGCGAAGGTCGTCCGCGCCGTCGCGTCGTTCGACGAGGCCGTCGTCGACCTCCGTGCCATCACCGTACCGACGCTAGTCCTGTACGGCGAGAACGAGACGGCGACCGTCCGGCAGCACGCCGAGCGACTGGGCGAGGAACTCCCGGACGTCCGCGTTCGAGTAGTTCCGGAGGCGGGCCACGTGTCGAACCTCGACGCACCCGACTTCTTCACCGACGCGTTGCGAGCGTTCCTCGCGGGGGACGTCCGCTCGAACGACCACCCGAACGAGAACGAGGAGGGCCAGCGTGACGAGACCGACGGAGAAGCGGTGGAGGGTGAAACCGCGACCGGCGCGGGCGGAGACGAGTAG